From a single Lentisphaera profundi genomic region:
- a CDS encoding DUF1080 domain-containing protein — MTSHQKPGLIRIDARAASSNAEDYNKTGARWKIENSAVIARPGYGDIMTTKSYENYKLHLNFLVPEEPEWVKNEWKGNSGVYIHGSFEIAIHNSFGLEPTKRTNGALYRQAAPIVEASKKAGQWQSLEITCINNTLTVTLNGKIIQDKILIKKQTLYGFPASQSGPIRLQSECSKVRFANIAIKQL, encoded by the coding sequence ATTACCTCACATCAAAAACCTGGTCTCATTCGTATTGATGCACGTGCGGCCTCTTCTAATGCCGAGGATTATAATAAGACTGGTGCGCGTTGGAAAATCGAGAATTCAGCTGTGATTGCTCGACCCGGCTATGGTGATATCATGACCACCAAGAGCTATGAGAACTATAAATTACACCTGAATTTCCTCGTTCCTGAAGAACCTGAGTGGGTCAAAAATGAATGGAAAGGTAATAGCGGAGTCTACATTCACGGTTCTTTCGAAATTGCTATTCACAATAGCTTCGGATTAGAACCTACTAAACGAACTAATGGAGCGCTTTACCGACAAGCAGCACCCATAGTCGAGGCCTCAAAAAAAGCAGGTCAATGGCAGAGCCTAGAAATCACCTGTATTAACAATACCCTAACTGTCACATTAAACGGGAAAATCATACAGGATAAAATTCTTATAAAAAAACAAACGCTCTATGGCTTTCCTGCTTCACAGAGTGGCCCGATCAGACTACAGTCCGAATGCTCCAAGGTACGATTTGCGAATATTGCGATAAAGCAATTGTAA
- a CDS encoding sulfatase, whose amino-acid sequence MRLTLYLFILLSCLSALSEKQRPNILFIFSDDHSLQTLGTHKGRMQAFLKEHKVTPNLDRLANEGMYFENSFVCNSICGPSRAAILSGKHSSHNGFLSNGHKFNGAQWTMPKAFQKAGYETVVYGKWHLSTTPTGFDSSWVLPGQGKYYNPDFSIDGKETIQKEGYCTDVIVDMTLDWLENKRDNTKPFFLCTWQKAPHRTWMPAPRHFKYLDDVEIPEPASLFDNYEGGRNSSLKSQHMSVKDHLNIAYDLKVTAEVTEENLSKIEKESPKTQSRDNSTINEFTRMTPAQRQAWNAHYVPRNEKFRSQNLKDKELVRWKYQHYLKDYLRCIKALDENVGRLMACLKENGLDKNTIVIYSSDQGFYNGEHGWYDKRWMYEESLRNPFIIKWPGVTKAGSRVQQMIQNIDYAPSLLDCAGIEIPKDVQGDSFKAILEGKSPKEWRKGILYTYYGRGAHRVASHYGIRTDRYKLIHFQDKNEWEFFDLKKDPGEMQNLYANPEFAPKIKQLKASLDDLIAQYDVQLKKPKTNRKKKPKNESK is encoded by the coding sequence ATGAGACTTACTCTTTACTTGTTTATTTTGCTATCCTGTCTTTCAGCCCTCAGCGAGAAGCAAAGACCTAATATTTTATTTATCTTCTCTGATGATCATTCGCTCCAAACTCTTGGCACTCATAAAGGGCGTATGCAAGCCTTTTTGAAAGAGCACAAGGTAACGCCAAACCTCGATCGCTTGGCCAATGAAGGAATGTATTTTGAAAATAGCTTTGTATGCAATTCCATTTGCGGCCCTAGCCGCGCCGCCATCTTAAGCGGAAAGCATAGCTCGCACAATGGCTTTTTAAGTAATGGCCACAAGTTCAATGGCGCGCAATGGACCATGCCCAAGGCTTTTCAGAAAGCCGGTTATGAGACTGTTGTTTACGGTAAATGGCACCTATCTACAACTCCCACAGGCTTTGATAGCTCATGGGTATTGCCTGGTCAGGGTAAGTACTACAATCCAGATTTCTCGATTGATGGTAAAGAAACAATTCAAAAAGAAGGTTATTGCACCGACGTCATCGTCGATATGACCTTGGATTGGCTTGAAAACAAGCGCGATAATACTAAGCCCTTCTTTCTTTGTACTTGGCAAAAAGCCCCTCATAGAACCTGGATGCCTGCGCCTCGTCACTTCAAATATCTTGATGATGTGGAAATACCTGAACCGGCTAGCCTCTTTGATAATTATGAAGGTGGACGTAATTCATCCCTAAAGAGTCAGCACATGAGTGTAAAAGATCACCTCAATATTGCCTATGATTTGAAGGTAACGGCTGAGGTCACGGAGGAAAATCTGAGTAAGATTGAAAAGGAAAGCCCAAAGACTCAATCACGAGACAATTCAACAATCAATGAATTCACCCGAATGACACCAGCTCAACGCCAAGCTTGGAATGCCCACTACGTTCCGCGCAATGAGAAATTCCGTTCACAGAATCTCAAGGATAAAGAACTCGTCCGCTGGAAGTACCAGCACTACCTCAAAGACTACCTACGCTGTATCAAAGCCCTTGATGAAAATGTTGGTCGCTTAATGGCTTGCCTAAAAGAGAACGGCTTAGATAAAAACACCATCGTCATTTATAGCTCGGACCAAGGCTTTTATAATGGTGAGCATGGTTGGTACGACAAGCGCTGGATGTATGAAGAATCCTTGCGTAACCCCTTCATCATCAAGTGGCCCGGTGTAACCAAAGCAGGATCACGAGTTCAACAAATGATTCAAAATATTGATTACGCCCCCTCTTTATTAGATTGTGCTGGCATAGAGATCCCTAAAGATGTTCAGGGCGACTCATTCAAAGCAATTCTCGAAGGAAAGTCTCCCAAGGAGTGGCGCAAGGGAATCTTGTACACTTACTATGGTAGGGGCGCTCATCGTGTGGCTTCGCATTACGGCATTCGCACTGATCGCTATAAACTCATTCACTTTCAAGATAAAAATGAATGGGAGTTCTTTGATTTAAAGAAAGATCCTGGTGAAATGCAGAATCTTTACGCTAACCCAGAGTTCGCGCCTAAGATAAAGCAGCTCAAAGCTTCGCTTGATGATTTAATAGCCCAATATGATGTTCAATTAAAAAAACCAAAAACGAACCGCAAAAAGAAGCCAAAAAATGAATCTAAATAA
- a CDS encoding sulfatase: MFKSIRPYIVLSLLCLGIASDLLAKNQKPNILFIMSDDHTKQAIGAYGSRLAQLNPTPNIDYLAKNGMRFDQVFCNNSICTPSRASIITGQYPQSNGVLDLNGSISADKQYLPLVMKKAGYQTAMIGKWHLKKEPAAFDFYCVLPGQGLYHNPDFYVRGPKPWGKNILKSNKHSSDAITDISLDWLKNKRKTNQAFFLMHHFKAPHDMYENAKRYDSYLEEIDIPRPNNLFEAPKASPGSKDLGSGLSKSHNTWGLPQKLGISDELNEPEYTHKAYQLYLKRYLRCVKGIDDKIKRLIDYLTETGEIENTIIIYTSDQGFLLGEHNLIDKRWMYEESFSMPFIAYYPKLIKKNSVNHWLINNTDFAPTLLQLAGINNPPEYMQGKSFFDAFTGSAKPENWREFTYYRYWMHMAHRLAVPAHFGIRSERYKLIFFYGLKNGKRGGKPTPVAWEFYDLKSDPSEMVNQYANPEYQSIISKMKSQLKDLRIELKETDEKYPQIQKIIDAHWDK, translated from the coding sequence ATGTTTAAATCAATACGTCCATATATAGTTTTATCTCTTCTCTGCCTCGGTATTGCAAGCGATCTCTTGGCAAAAAATCAAAAGCCAAACATCCTTTTCATCATGTCAGATGATCATACCAAGCAAGCTATCGGTGCCTATGGTAGTCGCTTAGCTCAACTCAACCCCACTCCAAACATTGATTACCTTGCTAAAAACGGCATGAGATTTGACCAAGTTTTTTGTAATAACTCCATCTGCACCCCGAGTCGTGCCAGTATAATTACCGGTCAATACCCGCAAAGCAATGGCGTACTTGACCTCAATGGCAGCATTAGTGCCGACAAACAATATCTGCCTCTAGTAATGAAAAAAGCAGGTTACCAAACAGCTATGATTGGCAAGTGGCACTTAAAGAAAGAGCCCGCTGCCTTTGATTTTTACTGCGTTTTACCCGGACAAGGCCTTTATCACAATCCCGATTTTTATGTTCGTGGGCCAAAACCCTGGGGTAAAAATATTTTAAAGTCGAATAAGCACTCAAGTGATGCCATAACGGACATCAGTCTCGATTGGTTGAAAAACAAAAGAAAAACTAATCAAGCATTTTTTCTTATGCATCACTTCAAAGCTCCTCATGATATGTACGAAAATGCCAAGCGTTACGATTCCTACTTAGAAGAAATTGATATCCCAAGGCCAAATAATCTTTTTGAAGCGCCCAAGGCTTCCCCCGGTAGTAAAGACTTAGGTTCCGGACTTAGTAAAAGTCACAATACTTGGGGTTTACCACAGAAACTTGGCATCAGCGATGAGCTCAATGAACCTGAATATACCCACAAAGCTTATCAGCTCTACCTAAAGCGTTACTTGCGTTGTGTTAAGGGTATTGACGACAAGATCAAAAGGCTAATTGATTATTTAACCGAAACGGGCGAAATTGAAAATACCATCATTATCTACACGAGTGATCAAGGCTTTTTACTTGGAGAACACAACCTCATTGATAAACGCTGGATGTATGAAGAGTCCTTTTCTATGCCATTTATTGCTTATTACCCCAAGCTGATCAAAAAGAACTCCGTTAATCATTGGCTCATTAATAACACTGATTTCGCCCCTACTCTGTTACAATTAGCTGGTATCAATAACCCTCCCGAATACATGCAAGGAAAAAGTTTTTTTGACGCTTTTACGGGAAGCGCGAAACCAGAAAATTGGCGTGAATTTACTTACTACCGCTATTGGATGCATATGGCCCATCGCCTTGCGGTTCCCGCACATTTTGGCATTCGCTCCGAACGCTACAAGCTGATCTTTTTTTATGGGCTAAAAAACGGAAAACGCGGAGGAAAACCCACTCCTGTGGCTTGGGAATTCTATGATTTAAAATCAGATCCAAGCGAAATGGTTAATCAGTATGCAAATCCTGAATATCAATCGATCATCAGCAAAATGAAGTCGCAGTTAAAAGATTTACGAATTGAGCTCAAGGAAACTGACGAAAAATACCCACAAATCCAAAAGATTATTGACGCCCATTGGGATAAATAA
- a CDS encoding sulfatase, protein MNISIKLLKLNISLLTFLVMSLSLEAEPKKAHIKNILFIVADDLKASVLGTYGDKVCKTPNIDKLAEQSLVFDRAYCQGVVCGPSRTSFMHSRYRGSLGTNLAEHFKNNAWYTARVGKIYHMRVPYDIINGTDGQDIASSWTERFNSSGREAHTPGDYACLNLNIFTDKLEHRESTKMPNRMFVSVSYEGDGSDQPDYKSASKTIELLNKHKDKPFFIATGLVRPHYPNVAPKQYFEPYPWEKIELPEIYKNDLADIPKMGRAKTMNSSNPIGKYIDNQKRMWSAYYATVQFMDEQVGRILDELERLGLRESTAIVFLSDHGYHLGEHGFWQKQNLHEEVTRVPLMIYVPGMKAGRTQALTELVDIYPSLTTLLGIETPKEVQGKSFLPLLEHNNKTIRNEALSLLSSAKGYSIRTDTYTYIRYKDMSEELYNMNKDPKQFKNLSKNPEYRPVLEKLRIQFDLRLKQEGLNKPAKKK, encoded by the coding sequence ATGAATATCTCTATTAAATTACTTAAGTTAAACATAAGTCTGTTAACTTTTTTAGTGATGAGTCTCTCTTTAGAAGCCGAGCCAAAGAAAGCACACATAAAAAACATTCTTTTCATTGTCGCCGATGACCTAAAAGCCAGTGTGCTCGGTACCTATGGAGATAAAGTCTGCAAAACTCCAAACATAGATAAACTTGCTGAACAAAGTCTAGTCTTTGACCGCGCCTATTGCCAAGGGGTCGTCTGCGGCCCGTCGCGTACTTCTTTTATGCATAGTCGCTACCGAGGTTCCCTGGGAACCAACCTCGCAGAGCACTTTAAAAATAATGCTTGGTATACTGCGCGTGTAGGTAAGATTTACCACATGCGAGTCCCCTACGATATTATTAATGGAACAGATGGCCAAGATATCGCGAGTTCATGGACCGAACGTTTTAATTCTTCGGGACGGGAAGCTCATACTCCAGGAGATTACGCATGTCTCAATTTAAATATTTTTACCGACAAGTTAGAGCATCGTGAATCTACAAAGATGCCCAACAGGATGTTCGTTTCAGTGAGTTATGAGGGGGATGGTTCCGATCAACCCGATTATAAAAGTGCCAGCAAGACTATAGAACTGCTCAATAAACATAAAGATAAGCCCTTTTTTATCGCCACGGGTCTAGTCCGTCCCCATTACCCCAATGTTGCTCCCAAGCAATATTTTGAGCCCTACCCCTGGGAAAAAATTGAACTTCCAGAAATCTATAAAAATGATTTAGCTGATATTCCCAAAATGGGACGTGCCAAGACTATGAATTCGAGTAACCCCATTGGCAAATATATTGACAACCAAAAACGCATGTGGTCTGCTTACTATGCCACAGTACAATTTATGGATGAACAAGTGGGGCGTATTCTTGATGAACTCGAACGACTCGGCCTGAGAGAGAGTACTGCTATCGTCTTTTTAAGTGATCATGGTTACCACCTAGGTGAGCACGGCTTTTGGCAAAAACAAAATCTACATGAAGAAGTCACTCGAGTCCCCCTCATGATTTACGTCCCCGGGATGAAAGCCGGTCGCACCCAAGCTCTAACTGAGTTAGTCGATATTTATCCAAGTTTAACAACGCTCCTAGGCATTGAGACACCAAAAGAAGTTCAAGGAAAAAGTTTCCTCCCGCTATTGGAGCACAATAATAAAACGATTCGCAATGAAGCGCTATCCCTACTCTCTAGCGCTAAAGGTTATTCCATTAGAACCGACACTTACACTTATATACGTTATAAAGATATGAGTGAGGAACTCTATAATATGAATAAGGATCCGAAGCAATTTAAAAACCTTAGCAAAAACCCAGAGTACAGACCAGTACTCGAAAAACTCCGAATCCAATTTGATCTTCGCCTCAAACAAGAAGGCTTAAATAAACCCGCTAAGAAAAAATAA
- a CDS encoding sulfatase-like hydrolase/transferase, whose translation MITNFKKNCTSAFHIQSIVVFLIFGLTKSLVANSENPNIVLILADDLGYGDLQCYNSKSIIPTPNLNKLAEQGMRFTDAHSPSTVCTPSRYSLLTGRMQFRTGMKGVFTGAGGPCLIEEKRLTLAQMLKEKGYSTACIGKWHIGMTFYDKNGKRITDQRLKGIQQIDYSRPIPDGPINRGFDYFYGTVSCPTTDYLYAYIENDSIPLPPTKVLNRSQLPKHDYSHDCRVGMIADNFDHEEVDMVFLQKSQNFIKNHVESKTKKPFFLFHSMQAVHLPSFPAKQFQGKTQAGPHGDFIFQMDHIVGELIKTLEDCHVLENTLIIFCSDNGPEVPTALKMRSSYQHDGAAPWRGLKRDQWEGGHRTPLIISWPQQIKPTISNELISLCDIMATSASLVNYKLPKNSAEDSHDMSPVLFGTKTGIREYMLTQTISLDLAIRKGPWKYLDHPSSGGNNYKGKRLQHLVPKGINIKDPVQLYNLDSDPKETSNLYQEHPELVNELKAKLEQFKKSGRSN comes from the coding sequence ATGATTACTAATTTTAAAAAAAATTGTACGAGTGCTTTCCATATACAAAGCATTGTCGTATTTCTAATCTTTGGATTAACGAAGTCGCTTGTGGCAAACAGCGAAAATCCAAATATCGTATTAATTTTAGCCGATGATTTGGGTTATGGCGACCTGCAGTGTTATAACTCAAAGTCAATCATTCCCACCCCAAACCTCAATAAACTCGCTGAGCAAGGCATGCGTTTTACCGATGCCCATAGTCCATCCACAGTATGCACCCCTAGCCGTTATAGTCTACTCACGGGTAGAATGCAGTTTCGCACTGGAATGAAGGGCGTATTTACTGGAGCTGGCGGTCCCTGCCTCATAGAGGAAAAACGTTTAACTCTAGCGCAAATGCTAAAAGAAAAAGGCTATTCAACTGCCTGTATCGGCAAATGGCATATAGGTATGACTTTTTACGATAAGAATGGCAAGCGTATTACCGATCAAAGGCTGAAAGGTATCCAGCAGATTGATTACTCACGTCCTATTCCTGATGGTCCCATTAATCGTGGTTTCGATTATTTCTACGGCACCGTGAGTTGCCCAACAACTGATTACCTATATGCCTACATAGAAAATGATAGCATCCCTCTACCCCCAACAAAGGTCTTGAATCGTAGCCAGCTTCCAAAGCACGATTATAGTCACGATTGCCGAGTCGGCATGATTGCCGATAACTTTGATCATGAAGAAGTCGACATGGTATTTCTGCAAAAAAGTCAAAATTTTATCAAAAATCACGTCGAATCAAAAACAAAAAAACCTTTTTTTCTTTTTCACTCCATGCAGGCCGTCCACCTGCCCTCTTTCCCAGCTAAACAATTCCAAGGAAAAACTCAAGCTGGTCCCCATGGCGATTTCATCTTTCAAATGGACCACATCGTTGGAGAACTTATCAAGACTTTGGAAGATTGTCATGTACTCGAAAATACACTTATAATTTTCTGTAGTGATAATGGTCCCGAAGTACCCACAGCATTGAAAATGCGCTCAAGCTATCAACACGATGGTGCCGCTCCTTGGCGTGGACTCAAACGCGATCAATGGGAAGGTGGTCACCGCACACCACTCATCATCTCTTGGCCACAACAAATTAAACCTACTATAAGCAATGAACTCATATCTCTTTGCGATATTATGGCCACCAGTGCAAGCCTAGTAAACTATAAGCTACCGAAAAATAGTGCAGAAGATAGTCACGACATGTCACCTGTTTTATTCGGTACAAAAACAGGGATCAGAGAATATATGCTCACCCAAACTATTTCTTTGGATCTAGCTATTCGCAAAGGTCCTTGGAAATACCTTGACCATCCTAGTTCCGGTGGAAATAACTATAAAGGCAAACGACTCCAGCACTTAGTACCAAAAGGTATAAACATTAAAGATCCAGTTCAACTCTACAATCTTGACTCTGACCCAAAAGAAACAAGCAACCTCTATCAAGAGCATCCAGAACTTGTCAATGAATTAAAAGCCAAGCTCGAACAATTCAAAAAAAGTGGGAGAAGTAATTAA
- a CDS encoding DNA polymerase beta superfamily protein — translation MITKLEDLYQEREKYLLFETLVGSRAYGTFHAESDEDIKGIFILPPSHYLMEKTPLEQVSDERNDKVYYTLKRFIELASNANPNIIEMLFMPEDCIRFQSDLLKPLFEARQVFITTQAYASHINYAQAQIKKARGKNKWVNNPQEVKVPERQDFCWFIKSDDKATPYRPKSLKDTDIDLAQYHVSSVEHSQGLYRLYHYGSDARGVFRGGELVCESIPKEEEKTHCRGLLLFNEAAYECAKRDHTNYWQWRDNRNETRWQGQEQGKRDYDAKNMMHTFRLLFSGQNILEKGEPLVRFEGENLDFLKKVRDGFFNYDELIKRVEDKLNDFSLAYGKSTLADSIDEEKLQNLLVEITKSWEGR, via the coding sequence ATGATTACAAAATTAGAAGATCTATATCAAGAGCGAGAGAAGTACCTGCTGTTTGAAACCCTTGTAGGCTCTCGAGCTTACGGAACTTTTCATGCGGAGAGTGACGAAGATATCAAAGGCATTTTCATTCTGCCTCCAAGTCATTACCTTATGGAGAAAACCCCGCTTGAACAAGTGTCGGATGAGCGTAATGATAAGGTTTATTATACTCTTAAGAGATTCATAGAGTTGGCGTCTAATGCGAATCCAAATATCATCGAGATGCTCTTTATGCCAGAAGATTGTATTCGCTTCCAGAGCGACTTATTGAAACCTTTGTTTGAGGCGCGACAAGTCTTTATTACCACGCAAGCTTATGCTTCGCATATTAACTACGCACAAGCTCAGATAAAAAAAGCTCGTGGCAAAAATAAATGGGTGAATAATCCTCAAGAAGTAAAAGTTCCTGAGCGACAAGATTTTTGCTGGTTTATCAAATCGGATGATAAGGCTACGCCTTATCGACCGAAATCTTTGAAAGATACTGATATAGATCTTGCTCAATACCATGTGAGTTCAGTAGAGCATAGTCAGGGACTCTATCGCCTCTATCATTATGGATCAGATGCTCGCGGTGTTTTTCGTGGGGGTGAACTTGTTTGCGAATCAATCCCTAAAGAAGAGGAAAAAACTCATTGCCGAGGCTTACTCTTATTTAATGAAGCGGCGTATGAATGTGCTAAGCGCGATCACACAAATTATTGGCAATGGCGTGATAATCGTAATGAAACTCGTTGGCAAGGTCAAGAACAGGGCAAGCGTGATTATGATGCTAAAAACATGATGCATACTTTTCGCTTATTATTTTCGGGCCAAAATATTTTAGAAAAAGGCGAACCTTTAGTACGTTTTGAAGGAGAAAATTTAGACTTCCTGAAAAAGGTTCGCGATGGTTTTTTTAACTACGATGAGCTCATCAAGAGAGTAGAAGATAAGTTAAACGATTTTTCATTAGCCTATGGGAAATCTACTTTAGCCGATTCAATCGATGAGGAAAAACTCCAAAATTTATTAGTTGAAATAACAAAGTCTTGGGAAGGAAGATGA
- a CDS encoding nucleotidyltransferase domain-containing protein: MKEHIKLTLTELAKERQINILYACESGSRAWGFESPDSDWDVRFIYAHSLEWYLSLENKKDTIDEMLPLELDLGGWEIRKTLRLFADGNLALFEWINSPEIYFKNESFHQSLKALISQYFNPIKGMNHYLSMARKNVENHILENSVKIKKLFYILRPLLACEWIEDFSSMPPTEFSLLMRESKSMPEDIQRQVNEFLKQKETAAEGHLVELEISLVNWFNEQVTHYEILMPKLKPRPKSNWQELNKLMVDFVK, encoded by the coding sequence ATGAAAGAGCATATAAAACTAACACTTACAGAATTAGCGAAAGAACGACAAATTAATATTTTATACGCATGCGAGAGTGGCAGTAGGGCATGGGGGTTTGAATCACCTGATAGTGATTGGGACGTCCGCTTTATTTATGCACATTCACTCGAATGGTATTTGAGTCTCGAAAATAAAAAAGATACGATTGATGAAATGCTTCCTTTGGAACTTGACCTTGGTGGCTGGGAAATCCGTAAGACTTTACGTTTATTTGCGGATGGTAACCTGGCCTTATTCGAATGGATTAATAGTCCCGAAATTTATTTTAAAAATGAAAGTTTCCACCAGTCATTAAAAGCATTAATTTCACAATACTTTAATCCCATCAAAGGTATGAATCATTACCTTTCAATGGCACGTAAAAATGTAGAGAATCACATATTGGAAAACAGCGTAAAAATCAAAAAGCTCTTTTATATTTTACGCCCTCTATTAGCTTGTGAATGGATTGAGGATTTCTCATCTATGCCTCCTACAGAATTTTCTTTACTCATGCGAGAAAGCAAGTCTATGCCAGAGGATATTCAGCGACAAGTAAACGAATTTTTGAAGCAAAAAGAAACCGCAGCAGAAGGTCATCTAGTGGAACTAGAAATTAGCCTTGTTAATTGGTTTAATGAGCAAGTCACTCATTATGAGATACTTATGCCAAAACTAAAACCTAGGCCTAAATCTAACTGGCAAGAGTTAAATAAATTAATGGTAGATTTCGTGAAATAA
- a CDS encoding sialate O-acetylesterase codes for MKSHFYKLSLITGIISTPVLADIKPAELFVNHMVIQRDTEATIWGTADPNEKVTVKASWGAAGKTLADKEGKWSVKLQTPHAGGPHNLYLEGNNKIEIKDVLSGDVWLCAGQSNMQVTVSSTTNSKPAIAKANYPGIRTFVIDRNPTNKKTNDCGGEWKVCTPQSIKKFSAVGYFTGRDLHTDLNVPIGLIGSYWGGTYIESWTPWEVQKYDLIAQSRKIPLDKKAASYTPESAKANYEKQLERWKDKAAKAKQAKKRGPRKPSLAQDPKLNQNYPANLYNGMIHPLTSFAIKGAIWYQGENNATSMGDAVHYRVQLARMVNSWRQAWGIDFPFYSVQLPNFKQAQTKPVESDNIWPAIRESYVLADGKTPDIFTSTMIDLGEAKDIHPRNKQDVGKRMASTILNKTYGKKTPTTPFMKSYEIDGNKIIIQFDYTGSGLLAKGGKLKAFAIAGKDQKFVWADAEIINKEGVDCLVVSSSLIKNPVAVRYAWADNPAECKLYSKEGFPASPFRTDSWSLIPNK; via the coding sequence ATGAAATCACATTTCTATAAATTATCCCTAATTACAGGTATAATCTCTACACCTGTCTTGGCTGATATAAAACCCGCTGAACTCTTTGTCAATCATATGGTAATTCAACGTGACACTGAGGCAACGATATGGGGTACTGCGGATCCGAATGAGAAAGTCACAGTGAAGGCTAGTTGGGGGGCCGCGGGGAAGACGCTTGCTGATAAAGAAGGTAAATGGTCAGTTAAACTTCAAACTCCCCACGCCGGCGGGCCTCATAACTTATACCTCGAAGGAAACAATAAAATCGAAATTAAGGATGTGCTCTCGGGTGATGTATGGCTCTGTGCCGGTCAATCGAATATGCAAGTAACTGTTTCGAGTACCACAAACTCTAAACCAGCTATTGCTAAAGCTAATTATCCTGGTATTCGTACCTTTGTCATTGATCGCAATCCCACTAACAAAAAAACAAATGACTGCGGTGGCGAATGGAAAGTTTGTACTCCTCAGTCTATTAAGAAATTTTCTGCGGTGGGCTACTTTACAGGACGCGATCTCCATACAGATCTAAATGTTCCTATCGGATTGATTGGCTCATACTGGGGCGGAACTTATATTGAGTCTTGGACTCCATGGGAAGTGCAAAAATATGACCTCATTGCTCAGTCGCGTAAAATCCCTCTCGACAAAAAAGCTGCGTCCTACACGCCAGAAAGTGCAAAAGCCAATTATGAAAAGCAATTAGAACGTTGGAAAGACAAGGCCGCGAAAGCTAAACAAGCGAAGAAACGCGGCCCACGTAAGCCTTCATTGGCTCAAGATCCAAAACTCAATCAAAACTACCCCGCCAATTTATATAATGGTATGATTCATCCGCTTACATCTTTTGCCATTAAAGGCGCTATTTGGTACCAAGGAGAAAATAATGCAACTAGCATGGGAGATGCTGTTCATTACCGAGTCCAATTAGCTCGCATGGTGAATAGCTGGCGCCAAGCTTGGGGCATCGATTTCCCCTTTTATTCTGTACAATTACCCAACTTCAAACAAGCTCAAACTAAGCCGGTGGAAAGTGATAATATCTGGCCAGCCATCCGCGAAAGCTATGTCCTCGCCGATGGCAAAACTCCAGATATTTTTACATCTACCATGATTGACTTGGGCGAAGCTAAGGATATTCACCCTAGAAATAAGCAAGACGTGGGCAAGCGTATGGCCTCCACTATTCTCAACAAGACTTATGGTAAAAAAACCCCCACGACGCCTTTCATGAAGTCCTATGAAATAGATGGCAACAAAATCATTATCCAATTTGATTACACGGGCTCTGGTTTACTTGCCAAAGGTGGAAAACTCAAAGCTTTTGCCATTGCAGGTAAAGATCAAAAATTTGTGTGGGCAGATGCTGAGATTATCAATAAAGAGGGAGTTGATTGTCTTGTCGTAAGTTCCTCGCTTATCAAAAATCCCGTTGCGGTGCGTTACGCCTGGGCCGATAACCCCGCTGAGTGTAAGCTCTACTCTAAGGAGGGTTTTCCTGCTTCCCCCTTCCGTACAGACTCATGGTCATTGATCCCAAATAAATAA